The region CGGCGCTTTCATCAGGAGTAGTTGCGTCCAGCGAGGCAGGTCTAGCCCACGGCTACGCCTGCCTCGCTGGACGCAACTGTGGCTTTCCCGTTTAGCCGCGCCCGCTCTATATGCTGTACTACAAAGTATAGACCTATGCTTACCACTATGGCCAGTACGCTCAGCACCCACCAAAGCGTGCCGAAGCTGTAGCGGGAGGCAATGGTGGTGCCCAGAAAAGGGGCAACCACGTGCGCCGCGGCATACGAAATGGTGTACAGTCCCAGGTAAGAACCGCGGTTCCGGTGGTTGGAGCGCTCCACGGAGATAGTGGCCATAAAGGGCATCACGAGTATCTCCGAGAAGCTGAGCAGCACCATGGCGATGTACAGCAATGCAATGTGCTGCCCCAGGTTTAGAACCACGAAAGAAGAGCCCAGCACTAGCACACCTACAGGTATGAGCCACGACTTCTTTATTTTATCGCCGATCAGGTAAACCAGGATCATCTCGAAGAGGAAGACGATAAACCCGTTCAGGGCCAGCAGCGTGCCGATACGGCCTTCGGGCAGCACGTACACCTGGCGGTAGTAAAGCGGCAGGGTGGAGAGCAGCTGGAAAAACAGGATCGCGAAGCCGCAGTTGAGAAGTATAAAAACAAGATACATGCCATCGGCATACGGAGAGCGCACCTTTTCCATACTTGCCGCAGCAGTAGCCGCTTCCTTCTGCGGTTTGTGCCCCTGCCGTTTCCTGAAGTAGATAAAGAAGAACAGGCCCGCCAACATGGAGGCAACGCCATCGCCGATAAATAGGAACTTGTAGGAGATGGCCGCCACCAGGCCCCCTATTGCCGGGCCTATGGAAAAGCCCAGGTTCAGGGCCATCCGGTTAAGGGAGAAAGCCCTGGTGACGTTCTCGGGCCTGGCGTAATGCGCAATGGAGGCAGAGTTGGCAGGGCGGAGCATATCGTTTACCAGGCTAAGTATAAAA is a window of Pontibacter kalidii DNA encoding:
- a CDS encoding MFS transporter, giving the protein MKRILLLYRNAFGGLSRPAWMLSLIMFINRSGAMVIPFLGVYLTESLGYTLREAGLILSIYGLGAVCGSFLGGWLTDRVGHFRVQLFSLTVGGSLYFMFLFLERFQFIAAGVFILSLVNDMLRPANSASIAHYARPENVTRAFSLNRMALNLGFSIGPAIGGLVAAISYKFLFIGDGVASMLAGLFFFIYFRKRQGHKPQKEAATAAASMEKVRSPYADGMYLVFILLNCGFAILFFQLLSTLPLYYRQVYVLPEGRIGTLLALNGFIVFLFEMILVYLIGDKIKKSWLIPVGVLVLGSSFVVLNLGQHIALLYIAMVLLSFSEILVMPFMATISVERSNHRNRGSYLGLYTISYAAAHVVAPFLGTTIASRYSFGTLWWVLSVLAIVVSIGLYFVVQHIERARLNGKATVASSEAGVAVG